A section of the Maniola jurtina chromosome 28, ilManJurt1.1, whole genome shotgun sequence genome encodes:
- the LOC123879691 gene encoding solute carrier family 2, facilitated glucose transporter member 1-like codes for MAGMNLRLAFAIISGGCWSAFQHGYNTGVINAPQAVMSEWLHKEALTGTNITIAAKDDPKVTTVWSIAVAIYCVGGMIGGVITGVIADRFGRKGGLLLNNVLVFVAVALEGCSKLVNSAEMLIVGRLVIGINNGLNAGLAPLYLSEISPVSIRGSIGTVYQLVITITILLSQVLGLESILGTGVGWPWLLCVTAIPAVLQCCTLPLCPESPKYLLLNKGAELHAQRALNWLRGDVAVHGEMEEMHQEAEKNKVSKKVTLRELFSNRSLRQPLLIAMVVMIAQQLSGINAVIFFSTDIFKSANLSESQSQYATLGMGAMNVVMTVVSLLLVEVAGRKTLLLAGFSGMTLCSIGLCVANLYVTKYVWVSYVCIALVILFVVMFAVGPGSIPWFLVTELFNQAARPAASSVAVTVNWTANFIVGLSFLPLTLVLGANTFIIFAILEFLFILFIALKVPETKNKSIEEITAMFRQQM; via the exons GGCATGAACCTACGGCTGGCCTTCGCCATCATATCCGGCGGCTGCTGGTCCGCCTTCCAGCACGGGTACAACACGGGGGTCATCAACGCGCCTCAGGCT GTGATGTCAGAATGGCTGCACAAAGAAGCTCTGACCGGGACGAACATAACTATAGCAGCAAAAGATGACCCTAAAGTGACCACAGTATGGTCGATAGCCGTCGCTATTTACTGCGTGGGGGGCATGATAGGTGGCGTTATCACAGGCGTGATAGCTGACAG attCGGCAGAAAAGGCGGCCTTCTCCTCAACAACGTGCTAGTCTTCGTGGCGGTCGCTCTAGAAGGATGCTCCAAGCTGGTTAACTCGGCAGAAATGCTAATTGTTGgaag ATTGGTGATAGGCATTAACAATGGCCTCAACGCCGGGTTGGCGCCTCTGTATTTGTCCGAGATATCTCCTGTTTCTATACGAGGATCG aTCGGCACAGTGTACCAGCTAGTGATAACTATAACCATCCTGCTCTCTCAAGTTTTGGGCTTGGAGTCAATCCTTGGCACCGGCGTTGGTTGGCCGTGGCTGTTGTGCGTCACAGCGATCCCTGCTGTGCTGCAGTGCTGCACACTGCCGCTCTGCCCCGAGTCGCCCAAGTACCTCCTGCTAAATAAGGGCGCGGAGTTGCACGCCCAAAGGG CCCTAAACTGGTTGAGAGGAGACGTAGCAGTTCATGGTGAAATGGAAGAAATGcatcag GAAGCAGAGAAGAATAAAGTGAGCAAGAAAGTGACCTTAAGGGAGCTGTTCAGCAACCGTTCCCTCAGACAGCCACTACTGATCGCCATGGTGGTGATGATAGCTCAGCAGCTCTCCGGCATCAATGCCGTCATATTCTTCTCCACGGACATCTTCAAGTCTGCCAACCTGAGCGAGAGCCAAAGCCAGTACGCCACTTTAG GCATGGGCGCAATGAATGTCGTAATGACAGTCGTCTCGCTACTGCTGGTGGAAGTCGCGGGTCGGAAGACGCTACTGCTGGCCGGCTTCAGCGGCATGACTCTGTGCTCTATCGGACTGTGTGTAGCCAACTTATACGTG ACAAAATACGTATGGGTGTCGTACGTTTGCATTGCGCTGGTGATTCTCTTCGTGGTCATGTTTGCGGTGGGCCCGGGGTCCATCCCGTGGTTCCTGGTCACTG agCTTTTCAACCAGGCGGCGCGGCCGGCGGCGTCGTCTGTGGCGGTCACTGTGAACTGGACGGCGAACTTCATTGTTGGACTTAGCTTTCTACCACTGAct CTCGTTCTTGGGGCGAACACGTTCATAATATTCGCCATACTGGAGTTCCTCTTCATCCTGTTCATCGCGCTCAAGGTCCCGGAAACTAAGAACAAGAGCATCGAAGAGATAACCGCCATGTTCAGGCAACAGATGTAA
- the LOC123879705 gene encoding exopolyphosphatase PRUNE1-like isoform X2, whose protein sequence is MEEYFSTTLNKLKSNNYSNLTIVLGNESCDLDSAVTSIVYAIFLHWQHNRIKCKVCTASKRSEECSDDIFISVLDVNREDFGLKTEVVFCLQEHGITEKDLVFSDDINMEKLVAEGKTKIVLVDHHVLAKKYEYLAPYVTEIIDHRPLDRSQWTYSEDTRSTIEVVGSCCTLIAQRIRDLSALIAKEVDFYTDHPACTQLLYSVILLDTVNFSKEVNKATKHDEEIVAFLEHLLKIDQCETERKLRVDRLLAARSDVSSLSAAQLLRKDLKIFGHILVPSFPILVKDFLQKPNAVEAVSEALSSRGCALALLLGMELKVTLQRDATVISSVEQELAEDLAKFLQKWSSPSLQLISVPEVHCFYFKQMNLSASRKQYVPALNEFLNIY, encoded by the exons ATGGAGGAATACTTCTCAACTACTTTAAACAAACTG AAGTCTAACAACTATTCAAACCTAACCATAGTCTTAGGTAATGAGAGTTGTGACTTAGACTCAGCCGTCACCTCTATAGTCTATGCCATTTTTCTGCACTGGCAGCACAATAGGATCAAATGTAAAGTGTGCACAGCCTCCAAAAGGAGTGAAGAGTGCAGTGATGATATATTTATCTCTGTCCTGGACGTCAATAGGGAGGACTTTGGTTTGAAGACAGAAGTTGTTTTCTGTTTGCAAGAGCATGGTATAACTGAAAAGGACCTAGTGTTTAG TGATGACATAAATATGGAAAAATTGGTAGCAGAAGGGAAAACTAAAATAGTGTTAGTAGACCACCATGTTCTAGCTAAGAAATATGAGTACTTAGCACCTTATGTCACTGAGATAATTGACCATCGGCCGCTGGACAGAAGCCAATGGACATACAG TGAAGACACTCGGAGTACAATAGAGGTGGTTGGGTCGTGTTGCACTCTGATTGCTCAGAGAATCAGAGATTTGAGTGCCCTCATAGCCAAGGAGGTAGACTTCTATACTGACCACCCAGCCTGCACACAGCTTTTGtaca GCGTAATACTTCTGGATACTGTCAACTTTTCTAAAGAAGTCAACAAGGCGACGAAACACGATGAAGAAATTGTGGCATTCCTTGAACATCTGCTCAAGATTGATCAGTGTGAAACGGAAAG GAAATTGCGGGTAGATCGTCTATTAGCGGCTCGAAGCGATGTATCTTCTCTGAGTGCTGCTCAACTGTTAAGGAAGGACTTAAAGATATTCGGCCATATTCTCGTACCCAGCTTCCCTATACTAGTTAAG gattttCTCCAAAAACCCAACGCTGTAGAGGCCGTGAGCGAAGCCCTGTCGTCCCGTGGGTGTGCCCTGGCGCTCCTGCTCGGCATGGAACTGAAGGTGACGCTGCAAAGGGACGCCACTGTTATCAGCTCCGTGGAGCAAGAGCTAGCTGAAGAT CTGGCAAAGTTTCTTCAAAAATGGTCCAGTCCTTCGCTGCAGTTAATATCAGTTCCCGAGGTCCACTGTTTCTACTTCAAGCAAATGAATCTATCGGCTTCCAGGAAACAATACGTACCCGCGTTAAATGAGTTTTtgaacatat actag
- the LOC123879705 gene encoding exopolyphosphatase PRUNE1-like isoform X1, producing the protein MEEYFSTTLNKLKSNNYSNLTIVLGNESCDLDSAVTSIVYAIFLHWQHNRIKCKVCTASKRSEECSDDIFISVLDVNREDFGLKTEVVFCLQEHGITEKDLVFSDDINMEKLVAEGKTKIVLVDHHVLAKKYEYLAPYVTEIIDHRPLDRSQWTYSEDTRSTIEVVGSCCTLIAQRIRDLSALIAKEVDFYTDHPACTQLLYSVILLDTVNFSKEVNKATKHDEEIVAFLEHLLKIDQCETERKLRVDRLLAARSDVSSLSAAQLLRKDLKIFGHILVPSFPILVKDFLQKPNAVEAVSEALSSRGCALALLLGMELKVTLQRDATVISSVEQELAEDLAKFLQKWSSPSLQLISVPEVHCFYFKQMNLSASRKQYVPALNEFLNICK; encoded by the exons ATGGAGGAATACTTCTCAACTACTTTAAACAAACTG AAGTCTAACAACTATTCAAACCTAACCATAGTCTTAGGTAATGAGAGTTGTGACTTAGACTCAGCCGTCACCTCTATAGTCTATGCCATTTTTCTGCACTGGCAGCACAATAGGATCAAATGTAAAGTGTGCACAGCCTCCAAAAGGAGTGAAGAGTGCAGTGATGATATATTTATCTCTGTCCTGGACGTCAATAGGGAGGACTTTGGTTTGAAGACAGAAGTTGTTTTCTGTTTGCAAGAGCATGGTATAACTGAAAAGGACCTAGTGTTTAG TGATGACATAAATATGGAAAAATTGGTAGCAGAAGGGAAAACTAAAATAGTGTTAGTAGACCACCATGTTCTAGCTAAGAAATATGAGTACTTAGCACCTTATGTCACTGAGATAATTGACCATCGGCCGCTGGACAGAAGCCAATGGACATACAG TGAAGACACTCGGAGTACAATAGAGGTGGTTGGGTCGTGTTGCACTCTGATTGCTCAGAGAATCAGAGATTTGAGTGCCCTCATAGCCAAGGAGGTAGACTTCTATACTGACCACCCAGCCTGCACACAGCTTTTGtaca GCGTAATACTTCTGGATACTGTCAACTTTTCTAAAGAAGTCAACAAGGCGACGAAACACGATGAAGAAATTGTGGCATTCCTTGAACATCTGCTCAAGATTGATCAGTGTGAAACGGAAAG GAAATTGCGGGTAGATCGTCTATTAGCGGCTCGAAGCGATGTATCTTCTCTGAGTGCTGCTCAACTGTTAAGGAAGGACTTAAAGATATTCGGCCATATTCTCGTACCCAGCTTCCCTATACTAGTTAAG gattttCTCCAAAAACCCAACGCTGTAGAGGCCGTGAGCGAAGCCCTGTCGTCCCGTGGGTGTGCCCTGGCGCTCCTGCTCGGCATGGAACTGAAGGTGACGCTGCAAAGGGACGCCACTGTTATCAGCTCCGTGGAGCAAGAGCTAGCTGAAGAT CTGGCAAAGTTTCTTCAAAAATGGTCCAGTCCTTCGCTGCAGTTAATATCAGTTCCCGAGGTCCACTGTTTCTACTTCAAGCAAATGAATCTATCGGCTTCCAGGAAACAATACGTACCCGCGTTAAATGAGTTTTtgaacatatgtaaataa
- the LOC123879673 gene encoding piggyBac transposable element-derived protein 4-like codes for MESADQNMAAIQPPNIQDQSTNNIHFDPFNLVNYGSELEDTDVENSDADDENDHTHWPRLVRPVYTCSDDEEDYEEEMEQMFEDTGSEEDTSSGSEVDEDRLSKYIYREPYSDSDESLDENDENSSHTETLSGSNTTQKDQFDWKPLKISQNVNTSRPKNSEDHDGKPEEENSQNCNSASSGKDKNDKDIVNTSCGPKNTENHGGKPDIKKDSQNFNDAFSGVVQNVKDKSGPENSEDYDVKPGFKEGNSQNFNEKSSGKDRNEKDLSDSSSKASQSPENESDLEVSSENFQNRREKFDNNNVGPTKAYANPYEAFTAIWDQKIMEHIVTETNRYARQSKIQQWQDTTIDEMYVYFGLIVSTTTIVNDVIKHYWVESLATTGYLYLMPYRRFKELTYCIHFTDNNILNEKINEIDNSQAKLCKLQPLIDHLNEKFSTLYNVGQNVILDEGLTQWKGWIVNTRRICIEPDPVEVKSVEICEPNTGYLWRMQLVPGDITTGMIPGLLTELLKGLEGKGHTIWMDKFYSSPILARQLKQRGFDCAGLVQKSYLPTEVSERVRNIIDDETEKNRNMSEIHGSTSGDVDIFAWITKNRCVNFITTYHGTETVVTNNLKTPKIMLDYNRHTQGVHRKDNLLFKFPMERKNLLFKFLINRKNAKVWYKMFFRKLLNVSVLNAHILYNKRDMKHYDFRKKLCKQILCRHRYKSPSAADPPAGFHVPVSYILMKKQKMNEKRCVSCKNITDCHLCPLCGSPCSSKFHDSDEDDSDEDDSDDF; via the exons GCAGTGAACTGGAAGATACAGATGTAGAAAACAGTGATGCAGATGATGAGAACGATCACACTCATTGGCCGAGATTAGTCAGACCAGTTTACACATGCAGCGACGACGAAGAGGACTATGAGGAAGAGATGGAGCAAATGTTTGAGGATACAG GCAGCGAAGAGGATACAAGCAGTGGATCCGAGGTAGATGAAGATCGACTCTCCAAATATATTTACCGAGAACCATACAGCGATAGTGATGAGAGCTTggatgaaaatgatgaaaactCATCCCACACTGAAACACTTTCAGGTTCAAATACAACACAAAAGGATCAGTTTGATTGGAAACCACTCAAAATTTCTCAAAATGTTAACACATCTCGTCCCAAAAATTCTGAAGACCACGATGGCAAACCTGAAGAAGAAAATTCTCAAAATTGTAATAGTGCATCCAGTGGAaaagataaaaatgataaagaCATAGTTAACACGTCATGTGGTCCCAAAAATACTGAAAACCATGGTGGAAAACCTGATATCAAAAAAGATTCTCAAAATTTTAATGATGCATTCAGTGGAGTAGTTCAAAATGTAAAAGACAAATCTGGTCCCGAAAATTCAGAGGACTACGATGTCAAACCTGGTTTCAAAGAAGGAAATTCtcaaaattttaatgaaaaatccAGTGGAAAAGATCGAAATGAAAAAGATTTATCTGATTCCAGTAGTAAAGCTTCACAAAGTCCTGAAAATGAAAGTGATTTAGAAGTGTCCTCTGAGAATTTTCAAAACAGAAGAgaaaagtttgataataataatgttggACCTACAAAAGCATATGCAAATCCATATGAAGCTTTCACAGCTATATGGGATCAAAAAATTATGGAACATATAGTTACTGAGACCAATCGCTATGCCCGTCAGTCGAAAATCCAACAATGGCAAGACACAACAATAGACGAAATGTATGTGTATTTCGGGTTAATTGTTAGTACTACAACAATTGTTAACGACGTTATTAAACATTATTGGGTTGAAAGTCTTGCAACCACAGGGTATCTTTACTTAATGCCTTATCGACGTTTCAAAGAACTGACTTATTGTATACATTTCACTGATAACAACATACTCaatgaaaaaatcaatgaaatcgaTAATTCTCAGGCCAAATTATGCAAGCTGCAGCCTTTAATAGATCATCTGAATGAGAAATTTTCTACCCTATACAATGTAGGACAAAATGTTATTTTGGATGAAGGCTTGACTCAGTGGAAAGGTTGGATTGTTAATACCCGAAGAATTTGTATAGAACCGGACCCCGTTGAGGTCAAAAGTGTTGAGATTTGTGAACCAAATACAGGGTACTTGTGGCGTATGCAGTTAGTTccag GTGATATAACTACTGGAATGATACCAGGCTTACTTACTGAACTCCTAAAGGGCTTGGAAGGTAAAGGGCATACCATTTGGATGGATAAGTTTTACAGCTCACCCATTTTAGCTAGACAATTGAAACAGCGCGGTTTCGACTGCGCTGGCTTAGTTCAAAAATCCTACTTACCCACTGAAGTGTCGGAAAGAGTCAGAAATATAATTGATGATGAGactgaaaagaacagaaatatGTCCGAAATACACGGCAGCACATCTGGGGATGTTGATATATTTGCGTGGATTACTAAAAATAGATGTGTGAATTTTATTACCACCTATCATGGAACTGAAACAGTGGTAACTAACAATCTGAAGACAcctaaaataatgttagattaCAACCGACACACCCAAGGCGTTCACAGGAAAGACAATTTGCTGTTTAAATTCCCGATGGAGAGGAAAAATTTGCTGTTTAAATTCCTAATAAATCgaaaaaatgcgaaagtttggTACAAAATGTTTTTCCGAAAACTTTTGAACGTAAGCGTTTTGAATGCAcacattttgtacaataaaaggGATATGAAACATTACGATTTCCGCAAGAAACTATGCAAGCAAATTCTGTGCCGTCACAGGTATAAATCACCGTCTGCGGCTGACCCTCCCGCAGGATTTCATGTACCTGTATCATACATATtaatgaaaaaacaaaaaatgaatgaaaaaagaTGCGTTTCGTGTAAAAACATTACAGATTGTCATTTGTGCCCTCTCTGCGGGAGTCCGTGCTCTAGCAAGTTCCATGATAGTGATGAAGATGATAGTGATGAAGATGATAGTGATGACTTCTAA